The Spirochaetaceae bacterium genome has a segment encoding these proteins:
- a CDS encoding aspartate kinase has product MTVMKFGGSSLATAELLDHAVGIADGALADGVVLVASAMGGTTDRLQQVAHSAGRGDGNEADAMVERLADEHLAAAHVLLERHYHRTADELLGHAEYKLAIGDLERLFDELRAIVTGMRLLRQWTPRSNDAVLGFGERAVTILLAACARQRGIDARLLDSREFIVSDDRFMQANVRQPETAERIRRRGRPAPGQMLVAQGFIAATEDGIDTTLGRGGSDYTATLFGAALAATEVTIWTDVTGIMTSDPRLVPSARTQPCISYREAAEMAYFGARVIHPATIQPAVRGGVPVSVRNSREPEEAGTRIAADAAPGVKAIACKRGITLINVTSSRMLLAYGFLRRIFEIFEHHRTPVDLVATSEVSVSMTIDDTAHLDAIAADLAEVGAVNIDRDASLVSIVGQDLWEQPGFLGTAVSALEGVPLKMMCLGSSDINLSLVVADAATETAVRSLHRRFFEASPC; this is encoded by the coding sequence ATGACCGTGATGAAGTTCGGAGGCTCCTCGCTCGCTACGGCGGAGCTTCTGGACCACGCCGTCGGGATCGCCGACGGCGCGCTGGCGGACGGCGTCGTGCTGGTGGCGTCCGCCATGGGCGGTACCACCGACCGCCTGCAGCAGGTGGCGCACAGCGCCGGCCGGGGCGACGGGAACGAAGCCGATGCCATGGTCGAGCGGCTTGCGGACGAGCACCTCGCCGCTGCCCACGTACTGCTGGAACGACACTACCACCGCACCGCGGACGAGTTGCTCGGGCATGCGGAGTACAAGCTCGCCATCGGTGACCTGGAAAGGCTGTTCGACGAGCTGCGCGCCATCGTGACCGGCATGAGGTTGCTGCGCCAGTGGACGCCGCGCAGCAACGACGCGGTCCTCGGGTTCGGGGAGCGTGCGGTGACCATCCTGCTCGCCGCCTGCGCCCGACAACGCGGCATCGACGCCCGCCTGCTCGACAGCCGTGAGTTCATCGTGAGCGACGACCGATTCATGCAGGCCAACGTCCGCCAGCCGGAGACTGCCGAGCGCATCCGCCGCCGCGGCCGGCCCGCACCCGGGCAGATGCTGGTCGCGCAGGGCTTCATCGCCGCCACCGAGGATGGCATCGACACGACCCTCGGGCGCGGCGGCTCCGACTATACGGCCACTCTGTTCGGGGCCGCCCTCGCGGCAACCGAGGTGACGATCTGGACCGACGTTACCGGCATCATGACCAGCGACCCCAGGCTGGTGCCGTCGGCACGCACGCAGCCGTGCATCAGTTACCGGGAGGCCGCGGAGATGGCCTACTTCGGAGCCCGCGTCATTCACCCCGCCACCATTCAGCCGGCCGTACGGGGCGGCGTCCCGGTGTCGGTACGGAACTCGCGCGAGCCGGAGGAGGCCGGCACGCGTATCGCGGCCGACGCCGCACCCGGCGTCAAGGCGATCGCCTGCAAGCGCGGCATCACCCTGATCAACGTCACCTCGTCGCGGATGCTGCTCGCGTACGGGTTCCTGCGCCGCATCTTCGAGATCTTCGAACACCACCGCACGCCGGTGGACCTGGTCGCCACCTCCGAGGTGTCGGTGTCGATGACCATCGACGACACCGCCCACCTCGATGCCATCGCCGCCGATCTCGCCGAAGTCGGCGCCGTCAACATCGACCGCGACGCCAGCCTGGTGTCGATCGTCGGCCAGGACCTGTGGGAGCAGCCCGGCTTTCTCGGCACCGCCGTCAGCGCGCTCGAAGGAGTGCCGCTGAAGATGATGTGCCTTGGGTCCTCGGACATCAATCTTTCGCTGGTGGTGGCCGATGCCGCCACCGAGACCGCGGTGCGCTCCTTGCACCGCCGCTTTTTCGAGGCCTCACCATGCTGA
- the asd gene encoding aspartate-semialdehyde dehydrogenase gives MARIPVAVVGATGMVGQRIIAMLDGHPQFELREVASSARTAGKRYGFAATWRVPTAMPDGVGDLTLKEGGSRLDSGVVFSAMPGGPATAIERGYAAAGKLVVSNSSSYRMDPRVPLVIPEVNADHLKLVRSQGTPGGIVTNCNCAAMFLTMVLAPLHRRYGVEAVQVTTMQAVSGAGYPGVASLDILGNVFPLPGEEEKMERETQKMLGSVADGVVTPAPFPVSAQCQRVPVEDGHTETVSVRLSGNPVPGDVAASLRHFRGLPQVQGLYSAPPRPIEVFEQEDRPQPRLDANRHGGMAALVGRIRACPVFTVKMLVLGHNLMRGAAAAAMLNAEAMLAMDLLPARPAAATTSDAKATEAGVGAGMRVPANA, from the coding sequence ATGGCACGTATTCCGGTTGCCGTAGTCGGCGCTACCGGCATGGTGGGACAACGCATTATCGCCATGCTCGACGGTCATCCTCAGTTCGAATTGCGCGAGGTCGCCTCCTCGGCACGCACCGCGGGCAAGCGATACGGCTTCGCGGCCACTTGGCGCGTGCCGACGGCGATGCCGGACGGAGTCGGCGACCTGACACTCAAGGAAGGCGGCAGCCGGCTTGACAGCGGCGTCGTGTTCTCGGCCATGCCGGGCGGGCCGGCGACCGCCATCGAGCGCGGCTACGCCGCCGCCGGCAAGCTCGTGGTGAGCAACTCAAGCAGCTACCGGATGGATCCGCGCGTGCCGCTGGTGATCCCGGAGGTCAACGCCGACCACCTGAAGCTGGTGCGCAGCCAGGGAACGCCCGGCGGGATCGTCACCAACTGCAACTGTGCCGCGATGTTTCTGACCATGGTGCTGGCCCCGCTGCACCGCCGCTACGGCGTCGAGGCGGTGCAGGTCACCACCATGCAGGCGGTGTCCGGCGCCGGCTATCCCGGTGTCGCCAGCCTCGACATCCTCGGCAACGTGTTTCCCCTGCCGGGCGAAGAGGAAAAGATGGAACGCGAGACCCAGAAGATGCTCGGTTCCGTGGCCGACGGCGTGGTCACGCCGGCGCCGTTCCCGGTGAGCGCGCAGTGCCAGCGGGTGCCGGTGGAGGACGGCCACACCGAGACCGTGTCGGTGCGCCTCTCCGGCAACCCGGTTCCCGGCGACGTCGCGGCGTCGCTGCGCCACTTTCGTGGCCTGCCGCAGGTACAGGGGCTGTACAGTGCCCCGCCCCGCCCGATCGAGGTATTCGAGCAGGAGGACCGCCCGCAGCCGCGGCTGGATGCCAACCGGCACGGCGGCATGGCCGCATTGGTGGGCCGCATCCGCGCCTGCCCGGTGTTCACGGTGAAGATGCTCGTGCTCGGCCACAACCTGATGCGCGGCGCCGCCGCGGCCGCCATGCTGAACGCCGAGGCGATGCTGGCCATGGACCTGCTGCCTGCGCGGCCGGCGGCGGCCACGACATCGGATGCGAAGGCCACGGAGGCCGGCGTCGGGGCCGGCATGCGGGTGCCGGCGAACGCATGA
- the lysA gene encoding diaminopimelate decarboxylase, producing MLNLGGVSAASLAERYGTPLYVYEAGRIRDAYATLRRAFEVPDLRIHYATKANSNPWILRILAREGAWADVVSPGEILMARTAGFPARRLLYNGNSASDAELREAVEQGVRINVESLSQLRRLGTVAPGVAISIRFNIYVGGGHHSHVITGGPESKFGIDWEMADEARSLAAAGRLRIAGVHCHIGSGVLQAERFVEAVTNLLTVARRFPDLETVNFGGGIGIPYRRGDRELAVDRLGALLTAEYDRFCAAYGARPALCLEPGRFLVARSGTLLCRVTAVNQARKYLFAGTDSGFNHLVRPAMYGSYHHVEPVEPRAGEPRETVLTGNICESGDVFTRDEDGIVPRALPPLDEGDLVAIRDAGAYGFAMASRYNSFPLPAEVLVEDGADILIRRPDKLPQLLDNIPGLPDEDGER from the coding sequence ATGCTGAACCTGGGCGGCGTATCCGCCGCATCGCTGGCGGAACGCTACGGCACGCCGCTGTACGTGTACGAGGCGGGCCGCATTCGGGACGCCTACGCCACCCTGCGGCGCGCCTTCGAAGTGCCGGACCTGCGCATTCACTACGCCACCAAGGCGAATTCCAACCCCTGGATCCTGCGTATCCTGGCGCGCGAGGGCGCCTGGGCGGACGTCGTTTCGCCGGGAGAAATCCTCATGGCGCGCACCGCCGGCTTCCCGGCGCGGCGCCTGCTGTACAACGGCAACTCCGCGTCCGACGCCGAGCTGCGCGAGGCGGTCGAGCAGGGCGTGCGCATCAACGTGGAGTCGCTGTCGCAACTGCGCCGCCTCGGCACGGTCGCGCCGGGAGTGGCGATCAGCATCCGTTTCAACATCTACGTCGGCGGCGGCCACCACTCGCACGTGATCACCGGCGGCCCGGAGAGCAAGTTCGGCATCGACTGGGAGATGGCGGATGAGGCTCGCTCGCTCGCGGCGGCGGGGCGCCTGCGCATCGCCGGCGTGCACTGCCACATCGGCTCCGGCGTGCTGCAGGCGGAGCGGTTCGTGGAGGCGGTGACCAACCTGCTCACGGTGGCGCGCCGCTTCCCGGACCTGGAGACGGTGAACTTCGGCGGCGGCATCGGTATCCCCTACCGGCGCGGCGACCGGGAGCTGGCCGTCGACCGCCTCGGCGCGCTGCTTACCGCGGAGTACGACCGGTTCTGCGCCGCCTACGGTGCCCGGCCCGCCCTGTGCCTGGAGCCGGGGCGGTTCCTGGTGGCGCGCTCCGGCACCCTGCTGTGCCGGGTAACAGCGGTGAACCAGGCGCGCAAGTACCTGTTCGCCGGCACCGACAGCGGCTTCAACCACCTGGTCCGGCCGGCCATGTACGGCTCCTACCACCATGTGGAGCCGGTCGAGCCGCGCGCCGGGGAGCCGCGCGAGACGGTGCTGACCGGCAACATCTGCGAGTCGGGAGACGTGTTCACGCGCGACGAAGATGGCATCGTGCCGCGCGCCCTGCCGCCGCTCGACGAGGGCGACCTGGTAGCGATCCGGGACGCCGGCGCGTACGGCTTCGCCATGGCCTCGCGCTACAATTCGTTCCCCCTGCCGGCGGAGGTGCTGGTGGAGGACGGCGCCGACATCCTGATCCGGCGCCCCGACAAGCTGCCGCAACTGCTCGACAACATTCCGGGCCTGCCGGATGAAGACGGAGAACGATGA